TTCTTCATTGCCGGATGAAACAGGGGTGCATGCATGAAGCAAAATCCCGTCCGATCCAGCTCCTCTCTCAGCTTGGTTTGATCGTTTGAGAACTTGTAACCGAAGTATTCCAATACATTAGACGAGCCACAGGATGAGGACACACTGTAATTGCCGTGCTTGATCACCTGGGCCCCTGCACCGGCAGATACGAAAGAAGCCAGTGTGGAAATGTTGAATGTGTTTTTCGCATCTCCTCCGGTACCACAAAGATCGATGGTATTGAACTCATCAAAGTCAATGGATATGCACAGCTCCAGCATGGCATTGCGGAATCCTTTTAACTCTTCAACGGTGATATTCCGCATACGAAAAACAGTAAGGAAAGAAGCCATTTGAGAAGGATTGTAATTTCCGCGGGCGAATTTGATCAGAATATCGCTGGCCTCTTCTTCAGTAAGATACCTTTGTTTGTATAAATTTTCCAGTACGTTCTTCATAATCTGTTTGTTTTGGGTTTAACGAAATAAATGGTTTTGTTCCTTATTGTGAATGTTGTGTGATTCATGGTCAGCCCGTGGTGATGACAAGCTTTCATTATCCTGATTCAGCCAGTTTAACAGGATATTTTTTCCATGCGGAGTCATTACCGATTCGGGATGAAACTGGAGGCCTTTCACATCATAATTTTTGTGACAAAGGCCCATGATAATTCCCGAGTTGTCGGTAGCGGTTATTTCCAGCTCTTCCGGCAGACTGTCGGGATCTACAGCCCAGGAATGATACCTGCCTCCCCTGATTTCAGCCGGCAGCCGATTAAAAAGGCTTTCACCCTCATGAATGATTTTGATGTTGGATTCAATGCCATGATATACTTTGCTGAGATTATAGATCCGGGCTCCGTATACCTCGGCAATACCCTGCAGACCCAGGCAGATGCCCAGAATGCTTTTTGTGGACCCATACATTTCGATGAGTTTTTCCATAATTCCTGCCTCTTTAGGTATACCCGGACCGGGAGAAAGCAATATCCGGTCATAGGGCTGAACTTCTTCGGGCGTGATCTCGTCGTTGCGCACAACATCAACCTGGGCGTCTGTAACATCTTTAAGAATATGGACCAGGTTATAGGTGAATGAGTCGTAGTTGTCTAATACCAATATTTTCATAATTATTGATTTTTACATGTTATTACTAGCTGTATGGATGGCTCTGCGCAGGGCTTCCAGTTTGTTGTTCACCTCTGCAAGCTCCTTTTCTTCATCCGATTCGTTG
This Bacteroidales bacterium DNA region includes the following protein-coding sequences:
- a CDS encoding anthranilate phosphoribosyltransferase, which codes for MKNVLENLYKQRYLTEEEASDILIKFARGNYNPSQMASFLTVFRMRNITVEELKGFRNAMLELCISIDFDEFNTIDLCGTGGDAKNTFNISTLASFVSAGAGAQVIKHGNYSVSSSCGSSNVLEYFGYKFSNDQTKLREELDRTGFCFMHAPLFHPAMK
- a CDS encoding aminodeoxychorismate/anthranilate synthase component II — protein: MKILVLDNYDSFTYNLVHILKDVTDAQVDVVRNDEITPEEVQPYDRILLSPGPGIPKEAGIMEKLIEMYGSTKSILGICLGLQGIAEVYGARIYNLSKVYHGIESNIKIIHEGESLFNRLPAEIRGGRYHSWAVDPDSLPEELEITATDNSGIIMGLCHKNYDVKGLQFHPESVMTPHGKNILLNWLNQDNESLSSPRADHESHNIHNKEQNHLFR